From the genome of Nitrosomonas sp. Is79A3:
ATATATCAACATATTTATAGAATATAACTAATTTTTATCGTAAGCTTTATTGCGTTTCGTAGCCGAATTCAACAGCAGGAAGACAACTTGATCTACGCACTTAAAAACTTAAGTTTCCGAACCATGTTTGATGTGGCAGCGGATGCAATGCTGTTGACTGAAGATTCCGGTCACGTGGTGTTAGTTAATTTAGCTGCGCAACAGCTATTTGGTTATTCAGCAGAAGAGCTGAGTGGATTAGCGATTGAAATATTGATAGTGCCCCGGTATCGGAAACAATACCGGTACTATCAGAAACTTTTTCTAAACAAACCGATAAAGCGCTCCATGAGTGTCGGCAATGAGCTTGTCGCATTAAACCGCGATGGCAAAGAAATGTTGTTGGATATTAGTCTCAGTCCCATCAAAACACAGAAACAACTTTATGTCCTGATCACACTTAATACCGCTAATCGACGTATTGTGGCTGAGGAAGCACTTCGGGCCAGTGAAGAACGTTTGCGTTTGGCCAAACAGGCAGCAGGTTTGGGAATTTTTGATTACGATTTCAAACGTAATATCGTTTACTGGGATGAGCAGATGCGCTTACTGTGGGGTAAGCATTCTGAGAAAACCGTAAGTTATGAAGAATTCATAGCCGCGATACACCCTGAAGATCGTCCAGCGAGACAAGCAGCTATCGATAAAGCCATGGATCCCGCCAGTAACGGAGAATTCAAAGCGGAATATCGCATTATCAATCCTACTGATAGCATTGAACATTGGATATCTGCAAGGGGGCGGGTGTATTTCGAAGCCGGACTTGCGAATCGGCTAATCGGTGTGACACGGGATATCACAGAGCAGAAAATTCTTCAGAAGAAGCTACAAGCGCAGCATAATGAAACAGAGAATATCATTAAACAGCAAGTGGCAGCGCGAACAGCCTCTGCAATTGCCCATGAGCTTAATCAGCCGCTAGCCGCAATTTCCGCTTATTGTGAAGTGGTGTT
Proteins encoded in this window:
- a CDS encoding PAS domain S-box protein, producing MIYALKNLSFRTMFDVAADAMLLTEDSGHVVLVNLAAQQLFGYSAEELSGLAIEILIVPRYRKQYRYYQKLFLNKPIKRSMSVGNELVALNRDGKEMLLDISLSPIKTQKQLYVLITLNTANRRIVAEEALRASEERLRLAKQAAGLGIFDYDFKRNIVYWDEQMRLLWGKHSEKTVSYEEFIAAIHPEDRPARQAAIDKAMDPASNGEFKAEYRIINPTDSIEHWISARGRVYFEAGLANRLIGVTRDITEQKILQKKLQAQHNETENIIKQQVAARTASAIAHELNQPLAAISAYCEVVLHTLRSDAFNSADLEKALEGCLEQAQRANRSLDELLAFLQKSELITERLNLNNVINEALSSVYNDGYEGFHVVFQLEQNLPAVQCNRTQVQKVLINLFRNAIEAMDTSDIPNLTITTTLHTLAGTNMAKVIVQDNGPGLDHAMAERIFEPFFTTKPTGIGMGLDISRALVEANGGQLWVEPGAKPGAKFQFTLPFAP